One Meles meles chromosome 13, mMelMel3.1 paternal haplotype, whole genome shotgun sequence DNA segment encodes these proteins:
- the LOC123955043 gene encoding translation initiation factor IF-2-like — MLEEKSSRARRSQGLGQPGLPAAVLAFTWSIRVCQRRGPREGIREAGPSQRSRPERRPRRGYPRPSTALRSVRPARGVCRTRLPETSRPRCGGGRAVRWGGPVGKRGGESPPNSSPAPRCRGQGPAAGKGAPGLADPSGASAARSAPFASGAGRVPSQCARAAPSPAEACPSPPAPAPALAPHPPPRASVGGGGGGGGGCCRDWNPPAGARRRRREEGGESEQEGSDFSASVRARRGSHGRARGDRAGAAARRGRRPSRAPAAPRRLAAPTPLRAEGWTMSSPGAGFMKICISLILSWNS, encoded by the exons ATGCTAGAAGAGAA GAGTTCACGGGCTCGCAGGTCACAGGGCCTTGGGCAGCCGGGCCTCCCAGCTGCAG TGCTGGCGTTCACGTGGAGCATTAGAGTGTGTCAGAGAAGGGGTCCACGCGAAGGAATCCGGGAGGCCGGCCCGTCCCAGAGGTCCCGGCCTGAGCGCCGCCCGCGCCGGGGGTATCCGCGCCCCTCCACGGCGCTCCGTAGTGTGCGTCCCGCGCGCGGCGTCTGTAGGACGCGGCTCCCGGAGACGAGCCGGCCCCGCTGCGGCGGCGGTAGGGCTGTTCGGTGGGGAGGGCCGGTGGGGAAGCGCGGAGGAGAAAGCCCCCCCAACAGCAGCCCGGCGCCCCGCTGCCGGGGACAAGGGCCCGCAGCCGGCAAGGGGGCGCCGGGCCTTGCGGATCCTTCGGGCGCTTCCGCCGCGCGCTCGGCTCCTTTCGCGTCCGGGGCGGGGCGGGTGCCTTCTCAGTGCGCGCGCGCGGCTCCGAGTCCGGCGgaggcctgcccctcccccccggccCCCGCGCCCGCGCtggccccccaccctccaccccgtGCGAGtgtcggcggcggcggcggcggcggcggcggctgctgccGAGATTGGAATCCGCCTGCTGGCGCTCGacgaaggaggagggaggagggcggggAGAGCGAGCAGGAAGGCTCGGACTTCAGCGCGTCCGTCCGCGCGAGACGAGGATCGCACGGTCGCGCCAGGGGCGACCGGGCCGGGGCCGCTGCACGCCGAGGGCGGAGGCCGAGCCGGGCCCCCGCCGCGCCCCGGCGGCTCGCCGCGCCCACCCCGCTCCGCGCCGAGGGCTGGACGATGAGTTCCCCGGGGGCCGG